The following are encoded together in the Salmonella enterica subsp. enterica serovar Choleraesuis genome:
- the nuoJ gene encoding NADH-quinone oxidoreductase subunit J, with amino-acid sequence MEFAFYICAIVAVLTTLRVITHTNPVHALLYLIVSLLAISGVFFSLGAYFAGALEIIVYAGAIMVLFVFVVMMLNLGNTVIEQERNWLKPSVWIGPGLVSAVLLAVVIYAILQVNDQGIDGNAIDAKQVGIALFGPYVLAVELASMLLLAGLVVAFHIGREDRQGDLLSNRAGDSAKRKTEEHA; translated from the coding sequence ATGGAATTCGCTTTTTATATCTGTGCCATTGTTGCCGTGCTAACCACCCTGCGGGTTATCACGCACACCAACCCGGTACATGCGCTGCTTTACCTTATCGTATCGCTGCTGGCTATCTCTGGGGTGTTTTTCTCGCTCGGCGCTTACTTCGCCGGTGCGCTGGAAATCATCGTATATGCCGGGGCCATCATGGTGCTGTTCGTGTTTGTGGTGATGATGCTGAACCTTGGCAACACCGTTATCGAACAGGAACGTAACTGGCTGAAACCTTCGGTCTGGATTGGTCCGGGCCTGGTTTCAGCGGTGCTGCTGGCGGTGGTGATTTACGCCATCCTGCAGGTTAACGATCAGGGCATCGATGGTAATGCTATCGACGCGAAACAGGTCGGCATCGCGCTGTTTGGCCCTTACGTTCTGGCCGTTGAGCTGGCATCGATGCTGCTGCTGGCGGGCCTGGTGGTGGCGTTTCATATTGGCCGCGAAGACCGCCAGGGCGACCTGCTGTCTAACCGCGCCGGTGATAGCGCGAAAAGAAAAACGGAGGAGCACGCATGA
- the nuoM gene encoding NADH-quinone oxidoreductase subunit M produces MLLPWLILIPFIGGFLCWQTERFGVKVPRWIALITMGLTLALSLQLWLQGGYSLTQAAGIPQWQSEFKLDWIPRFGISIHLALDGLSLLMVVLTSLLGLLAVLCSWKEIEKYVGFFHLNLLWILGGVIGVFLSIDLFLFFFFWEMMLVPMYFLIALWGHKASDGKTRISAATKFFIYTQASGLVMLVAILGLAFVHYNATGVWTFDYNELLHTPMSHGIEYLLMLGFFIAFAVKMPVVPLHGWLPDAHSQAPTAGSVDLAGILLKTAAYGLLRFSLPLFPNASAEFAPIAMWLGVIGIFYGAWMAFTQYDIKRLIAYTSVSHMGFVLIAIYTGSQLAYQGAVIQMIAHGLSAAGLFILCGQLYERLHTRDMRLMGGLWAKIKWLPALSLFFAVATLGMPGTGNFVGEFMILFGSFSVVPVITVISTFGLVFASVYSLVMLQRAYFGKPKSEASNRTLPGLSLRELFIILLLVVLLVLLGFYPQPILDTSHGAMSNIQQWFTSSISTTRP; encoded by the coding sequence ATGTTACTACCCTGGCTAATACTCATCCCCTTCATCGGTGGATTCCTGTGCTGGCAAACCGAACGCTTCGGCGTCAAGGTGCCGCGCTGGATTGCGCTGATTACTATGGGACTGACGCTGGCGCTGTCGCTCCAGCTGTGGCTGCAAGGCGGATATTCGTTAACTCAGGCCGCCGGGATCCCTCAGTGGCAGTCTGAATTTAAACTCGACTGGATCCCGCGCTTTGGTATCTCTATTCACCTGGCGCTGGATGGCCTGTCGCTGCTGATGGTGGTGCTGACCTCACTGCTCGGTCTGCTGGCGGTACTTTGCTCGTGGAAAGAGATTGAGAAATATGTCGGCTTCTTCCATCTAAACCTGCTGTGGATTCTGGGCGGTGTTATCGGGGTGTTCCTGTCCATCGACCTGTTCCTGTTCTTCTTCTTCTGGGAGATGATGCTGGTTCCGATGTACTTCCTGATTGCGCTGTGGGGCCACAAGGCGTCAGACGGTAAAACGCGTATCAGCGCCGCGACTAAGTTCTTCATCTACACGCAGGCCAGCGGTCTGGTGATGCTGGTGGCAATCCTTGGTCTGGCATTTGTGCATTACAACGCGACCGGGGTCTGGACTTTCGACTATAACGAGCTGCTGCATACCCCAATGTCGCACGGCATTGAATATCTGCTGATGCTTGGCTTCTTCATCGCTTTCGCGGTGAAAATGCCGGTGGTACCACTGCATGGCTGGTTGCCGGATGCTCACTCTCAGGCTCCAACCGCAGGTTCCGTTGACCTTGCTGGTATTTTGCTGAAAACCGCAGCTTACGGTCTGCTGCGCTTCTCGCTGCCGCTGTTCCCGAACGCCTCGGCAGAATTCGCGCCGATTGCGATGTGGCTGGGTGTGATTGGTATTTTCTACGGCGCGTGGATGGCCTTTACCCAGTACGACATTAAACGTCTGATTGCTTACACCTCCGTTTCTCACATGGGCTTCGTGCTGATTGCTATCTACACCGGCAGCCAGCTGGCGTACCAGGGGGCGGTGATTCAGATGATTGCTCACGGCCTGTCGGCTGCGGGTCTGTTTATTCTGTGCGGTCAGCTGTATGAGCGCCTGCATACTCGCGATATGCGCCTGATGGGCGGACTGTGGGCCAAAATTAAATGGCTGCCAGCCCTGTCGCTGTTCTTTGCCGTGGCAACCCTCGGGATGCCGGGTACCGGTAACTTTGTCGGCGAATTTATGATTTTGTTCGGCAGCTTTAGCGTGGTTCCGGTTATTACGGTTATCTCTACCTTCGGGCTGGTGTTTGCTTCGGTCTACTCGCTGGTGATGCTACAACGCGCTTACTTCGGTAAGCCGAAAAGCGAAGCGAGTAACAGGACGCTGCCGGGCTTATCGCTGCGCGAACTGTTTATCATTCTGTTGCTGGTGGTGTTGCTGGTGCTGCTGGGCTTCTATCCGCAGCCAATTCTGGATACATCGCATGGTGCGATGAGCAACATTCAGCAGTGGTTTACCAGTTCAATTTCAACTACAAGGCCGTAA
- a CDS encoding NADH-quinone oxidoreductase subunit L, producing the protein MNLLWLTIFLPLIGFLLLAFSRGRWSENLSATIGVGSIGLAAVVTAFAGVEFLGGSRQPFTQPLWTWMAVGDFNIGFNLVLDGLSLTMLSVVTGVGFLIHMFASWYMRGEEGYSRFFAYTNLFIASMVILVLADNLLLMYLGWEGVGLCSYLLIGFYYTDPKNGAAAIKAFVVTRVGDVFLAFALFILYNELGTLNFREMVELAPEHFANGNTMLQWATLMLLGGAVGKSAQLPLQTWLADAMAGPTPVSALIHAATMVTAGVYLIARTHGLFLMTPEVLHLVGIVGAITLVLAGFAALVQTDIKRVLAYSTMSQIGYMFLALGVQAWDAAIFHLMTHAFFKALLFLASGSVILACHHEQNIFKMGGLRKTIPLTYACFLVGGAALAALPVITAGFYSKDEILWGAAAGGHNVLMLAGLAGAFLTSIYTFRMIFIVFHGKEQIQAHAPRGITHHLPLVILLILSTFVGALITPPLAGVLPENTFGHDGKMALEITSGVVAIVGILIAAWLWLGQRTLVTAVSRSALGRVLTTWWYNAWGFDWLYDKVFVKPYLGIAWLLKRDPLNALMNIPAIISRFAGKGLVMSENGQLRWYVGSMGIGAVVVLALLLVLR; encoded by the coding sequence ATGAATCTTCTCTGGTTAACTATATTTCTGCCATTGATTGGCTTTCTGCTGCTGGCTTTCTCCCGCGGGCGCTGGTCTGAAAACCTGTCGGCGACTATCGGCGTTGGTTCGATTGGTCTGGCGGCGGTCGTCACCGCGTTTGCTGGGGTTGAGTTTTTAGGCGGCTCGCGCCAGCCCTTTACTCAGCCGCTGTGGACGTGGATGGCGGTGGGCGATTTTAATATCGGCTTCAACCTGGTGCTGGACGGCCTGTCGCTGACAATGCTGTCGGTTGTTACCGGCGTTGGCTTCCTTATCCATATGTTCGCGTCATGGTATATGCGGGGAGAAGAGGGCTACTCACGCTTTTTCGCCTATACCAACCTGTTTATCGCCAGCATGGTGATTCTGGTTCTGGCGGATAACCTGCTGCTGATGTATCTCGGCTGGGAAGGGGTAGGGCTGTGTTCGTATCTGCTGATTGGTTTCTACTATACCGATCCGAAAAACGGTGCTGCGGCTATCAAAGCTTTCGTGGTAACCCGCGTTGGTGACGTTTTCCTCGCTTTTGCGCTGTTCATTCTCTACAACGAGCTGGGCACGCTGAACTTCCGCGAGATGGTTGAGCTGGCACCAGAGCATTTTGCCAACGGCAACACTATGTTGCAGTGGGCAACGCTGATGCTGCTGGGCGGTGCGGTTGGTAAATCGGCACAGCTGCCATTGCAGACCTGGCTTGCAGATGCGATGGCGGGCCCTACGCCGGTCTCCGCGCTTATTCACGCCGCAACCATGGTCACCGCAGGTGTCTACCTGATTGCCCGTACCCACGGTCTGTTCCTGATGACGCCGGAAGTGCTGCATCTGGTCGGCATCGTTGGGGCTATCACGCTGGTTCTGGCAGGCTTCGCCGCGCTGGTGCAGACAGATATCAAGCGCGTACTGGCTTACTCAACCATGAGTCAGATTGGCTACATGTTCCTGGCGCTGGGTGTTCAGGCCTGGGACGCGGCTATCTTCCATCTGATGACCCACGCGTTCTTTAAAGCGTTGCTGTTCCTGGCATCTGGCTCAGTTATCCTGGCCTGCCACCACGAGCAAAACATCTTTAAGATGGGCGGTCTGCGTAAGACTATCCCGCTGACCTACGCCTGCTTCCTGGTTGGTGGCGCGGCGCTGGCTGCTCTGCCGGTTATCACCGCAGGTTTCTACAGTAAAGATGAGATCCTCTGGGGGGCTGCGGCCGGTGGTCATAACGTACTGATGCTGGCAGGTCTGGCCGGGGCGTTCCTGACTTCTATCTATACCTTCAGAATGATTTTCATCGTGTTCCATGGCAAAGAGCAGATCCAGGCTCATGCGCCGCGCGGTATCACCCATCATCTGCCGCTGGTTATCCTGCTTATCCTGTCGACTTTTGTCGGGGCGCTGATTACGCCTCCGCTGGCGGGCGTCTTGCCGGAAAATACTTTCGGTCACGACGGCAAAATGGCGCTGGAAATTACCTCGGGAGTCGTTGCGATTGTCGGCATCCTTATCGCCGCATGGCTGTGGCTGGGCCAGCGTACTCTGGTGACCGCCGTGTCCCGCAGTGCGCTGGGCCGTGTGCTGACCACCTGGTGGTACAACGCCTGGGGCTTCGACTGGCTGTATGACAAGGTATTCGTCAAACCTTATCTGGGCATCGCATGGCTGTTGAAACGCGATCCGCTAAATGCCCTGATGAACATTCCGGCAATTATTTCGCGCTTTGCGGGCAAAGGCCTGGTGATGAGCGAAAACGGTCAGTTGCGTTGGTATGTGGGTTCGATGGGTATCGGTGCCGTCGTGGTGCTGGCGCTGCTGCTGGTACTGCGTTAA
- the menF gene encoding isochorismate synthase MenF — protein sequence MYSLTAGLQQLVRQLDGEFPAAPGLQVLSVSLTYTTPDQQLSWLASQAQWPQFFWQQRDDKEALAALGSVMSFTSLSEGQSFLQTPPARELALKICGLNAFDPARGALFLPRLLWQVIDNQVSLHLTLHSHHSLAADAAEAMAFIKNLAEPQSLAWQPQELSRQQHIPDAGRWQQLIGQALNAIDNGELDKVVLARASDLYFPEPVHAASFLAASQRVNLRCYHFYMGFNESEAFIGSSPERLWRRRGLELRTEALAGTVANSPDDAEASRLGLWLMQDDKNQRENMLVVEDIRQRLTRTVNSLDILPPQVVRLRKVQHLRRCIWSTLNGADDYQCLNLLQPTAAVAGLPRQAALAFIAQNEPFTREWYAGSAGYLSLKNSEFCVALRSAAINENRVRLYAGAGIVTGSDPVLEWQEIENKAAGLRTLLCKGTE from the coding sequence GTGTATTCTTTAACCGCCGGGTTACAGCAACTGGTGCGTCAACTTGACGGGGAGTTCCCCGCAGCCCCAGGTCTTCAGGTGCTGTCAGTTTCCCTAACCTATACCACGCCAGACCAGCAGTTGAGCTGGCTGGCATCTCAGGCCCAGTGGCCGCAGTTTTTCTGGCAGCAACGCGATGATAAAGAGGCGCTGGCCGCGTTGGGCAGCGTGATGAGCTTTACCAGCTTAAGCGAGGGCCAATCTTTTCTGCAAACGCCGCCGGCTCGTGAACTGGCGCTTAAAATCTGCGGGTTGAATGCGTTTGACCCGGCTCGCGGAGCGCTATTTTTACCCCGCTTGTTGTGGCAGGTCATCGACAATCAGGTGAGCCTGCACCTGACGCTGCACAGTCACCATTCCCTGGCCGCAGATGCCGCCGAAGCCATGGCGTTTATTAAAAATCTGGCAGAGCCGCAGTCTTTGGCATGGCAGCCGCAGGAGCTAAGTCGCCAACAACATATCCCCGATGCCGGGCGCTGGCAGCAGCTTATCGGTCAGGCGCTAAACGCTATTGATAACGGCGAGCTTGATAAAGTAGTGCTGGCACGGGCGAGCGATCTCTATTTCCCTGAACCGGTGCATGCAGCCAGTTTTCTGGCCGCAAGCCAGCGCGTTAATTTGCGCTGCTATCACTTTTATATGGGTTTTAATGAAAGCGAGGCCTTTATCGGCTCCAGCCCGGAGCGGCTGTGGCGGCGTCGGGGCCTGGAATTACGTACCGAAGCGCTTGCGGGCACCGTTGCCAATTCACCGGATGATGCTGAGGCCAGCCGCTTAGGGCTGTGGCTGATGCAAGACGATAAAAACCAGCGCGAAAATATGCTGGTGGTAGAGGACATTCGGCAGCGGCTGACCCGGACAGTTAACAGTCTCGATATCTTGCCGCCGCAGGTGGTCAGGCTGCGCAAAGTGCAGCATTTACGCCGCTGTATCTGGAGTACGCTTAACGGCGCCGACGATTACCAGTGCCTTAACCTGTTACAGCCGACCGCAGCGGTGGCCGGGTTACCACGCCAGGCTGCGCTGGCGTTTATCGCCCAAAATGAGCCATTTACCCGCGAGTGGTACGCTGGCTCCGCGGGCTATCTTTCGCTCAAAAATAGCGAGTTTTGCGTGGCGCTACGTTCCGCCGCGATAAACGAAAACCGGGTGCGGTTGTACGCCGGAGCCGGGATTGTCACCGGCTCTGATCCGGTGCTGGAATGGCAGGAAATAGAGAACAAAGCCGCCGGGCTGCGCACCTTGCTGTGCAAAGGCACGGAGTGA
- the rbn gene encoding ribonuclease BN, producing MELTFLGTSAGVPTIPRNVSALVVSPEAESGEYWLFDCGEATQHQMLKSRFHPGKISRIFITHLHGDHIFGLPGLLCSRSMSGIVAPLTVYGPPGIREFIEVTLRLSGSWTGYPLEIVEIEAGIVCQLPMFTISAVELNHPVTCFGYRIEQSPRPGALDADALRAAGVPPGPLYQTLKRGEVITLEDGRIIDGRDYLSPSQPGKIVAIFGDTAPTPEALILARDADLMVHEATLDRSMTERANSRGHCTSSQTASLARDAGVKRLIITHLSSRYDSTGSEHLLAECREIFPATELAHDFSVFRC from the coding sequence ATGGAACTCACTTTTTTAGGCACGTCGGCAGGTGTACCGACAATTCCGCGCAACGTTTCCGCTTTGGTGGTTTCACCCGAGGCGGAGAGTGGCGAATACTGGCTGTTCGACTGTGGTGAAGCTACCCAGCATCAGATGCTGAAAAGCCGTTTCCATCCGGGAAAGATATCGCGTATTTTTATTACCCATCTGCACGGCGACCACATATTTGGCCTGCCTGGGTTACTGTGCAGCCGCTCGATGTCGGGAATAGTGGCTCCCCTCACGGTCTATGGCCCGCCCGGGATTCGCGAGTTTATTGAAGTTACTTTGCGACTCAGCGGCTCCTGGACTGGCTATCCGCTGGAAATAGTAGAAATTGAGGCCGGTATTGTCTGCCAGTTACCGATGTTTACTATTAGCGCAGTTGAGCTTAATCATCCGGTGACCTGCTTTGGTTACCGTATAGAACAAAGCCCACGCCCCGGAGCTCTGGATGCCGATGCCCTGCGCGCAGCGGGCGTGCCGCCCGGCCCGCTCTACCAAACTTTGAAGCGTGGAGAAGTGATTACTCTGGAAGATGGCCGGATAATTGATGGCCGCGACTATCTTAGCCCGAGCCAGCCGGGAAAAATTGTGGCGATTTTCGGCGATACCGCCCCTACGCCGGAGGCACTTATCCTCGCCCGGGACGCAGATTTAATGGTGCACGAAGCTACCCTCGATCGCTCCATGACGGAACGAGCCAATAGCCGTGGCCACTGTACCTCCTCACAAACCGCATCCCTGGCCCGCGACGCGGGGGTCAAGCGCCTGATAATTACCCACCTAAGCTCCCGGTACGATAGTACTGGTAGTGAACATTTGCTGGCGGAGTGCCGGGAAATCTTCCCGGCTACTGAACTGGCTCATGACTTCTCGGTGTTTCGCTGCTGA
- the nuoN gene encoding NADH-quinone oxidoreductase subunit N: protein MTITPQQLIALLPLLIVGLTVVVVMLSIAWRRNHFLNATLSVIGLNAALLSLWFVGQAGAMDVTPLMRVDGFAMLYTGLVLLASLATCTFAYPWLQGYTDNQEEFYLLVLIAALGGILLANANHMAALFLGIELISLPLFGLVGYAFRQKRSLEASIKYTILSAAASSFLLFGIALVYAQTGNLGFASIGKALGDGMLHEPLLLVGFGLMIVGLGFKLSLVPFHLWTPDVYQGAPAPVSTFLATASKIAIFSVVMRLFLYAPIGDSEAVRVVLGIIAFASIIFGNLMALSQSNIKRLLGYSSIAHLGYLLVALIALKNGAMSMETVGVYLAGYLFASLGAFGVVSLMSSPYSGPDAESLFSYRGLFWHRPVLSAVMTVMMLSLAGIPMTLGFIGKFYVLAVGVDSHLWWLTGAVVVGSAIGLYYYLRVMVSLYLSSPQQYTRDTPSNWAYTAGGVVVLISALLVLVLGVWPQPLISIVQLAQPLL, encoded by the coding sequence ATGACAATAACTCCACAACAACTGATTGCGCTGCTGCCGCTGCTGATCGTCGGATTGACGGTGGTGGTTGTGATGCTCTCCATTGCGTGGCGACGCAACCATTTTCTTAATGCCACGCTTTCGGTAATCGGCCTTAACGCCGCTCTGCTGTCACTTTGGTTCGTCGGCCAGGCCGGTGCGATGGACGTCACGCCGCTGATGCGGGTTGATGGTTTTGCCATGCTCTACACCGGGCTGGTACTGTTGGCGAGCCTCGCCACCTGTACCTTTGCCTACCCGTGGCTGCAGGGCTATACCGACAACCAGGAAGAGTTCTATCTGCTGGTGCTGATTGCCGCCCTGGGCGGTATTCTGCTGGCGAATGCTAACCATATGGCAGCGCTGTTCCTTGGTATTGAGCTTATCTCGCTGCCGCTGTTTGGCCTGGTGGGCTATGCCTTCCGTCAGAAGCGCTCGCTGGAAGCCAGTATTAAGTACACCATATTGTCTGCCGCCGCTTCGTCGTTCCTGTTATTCGGTATTGCGCTGGTCTACGCGCAGACCGGTAACCTTGGCTTTGCCAGCATCGGCAAGGCGCTGGGGGATGGCATGCTGCATGAGCCTCTGCTGCTGGTGGGCTTTGGCCTGATGATTGTTGGCCTGGGCTTTAAACTGTCGCTGGTGCCGTTCCATCTTTGGACTCCGGACGTTTACCAGGGGGCACCGGCACCGGTCTCCACCTTCCTGGCTACCGCCAGTAAAATCGCCATCTTCAGTGTCGTGATGCGTCTGTTCCTGTACGCGCCGATTGGCGACAGCGAAGCGGTGCGGGTGGTTCTGGGGATTATCGCCTTTGCCTCCATTATTTTCGGCAACCTGATGGCGCTGAGCCAGAGTAATATCAAGCGTCTGCTTGGTTACTCCTCTATCGCACACTTGGGCTATCTGCTGGTGGCGCTAATTGCCCTGAAAAATGGCGCGATGTCGATGGAAACTGTCGGTGTTTACCTGGCCGGTTATCTGTTTGCCAGCCTCGGCGCTTTCGGCGTTGTCAGCCTGATGTCCAGCCCATACAGCGGCCCGGATGCAGAGTCACTGTTCTCTTATCGCGGTCTGTTCTGGCATCGTCCGGTTCTGTCGGCGGTGATGACCGTGATGATGCTGTCACTGGCGGGGATCCCGATGACGCTAGGCTTTATCGGTAAATTCTATGTGCTGGCAGTGGGTGTAGATTCACACCTGTGGTGGCTGACCGGTGCGGTGGTCGTGGGCAGTGCGATTGGTCTCTACTACTATCTGCGTGTGATGGTAAGCCTGTACCTCTCTTCTCCGCAGCAATATACCCGCGATACCCCATCTAACTGGGCGTATACGGCGGGCGGCGTGGTGGTGCTTATCTCTGCGTTGCTGGTTCTGGTGCTTGGCGTATGGCCACAGCCGCTTATCAGCATTGTGCAGCTGGCGCAGCCTCTGCTGTAA
- the nuoH gene encoding NADH-quinone oxidoreductase subunit H — translation MSWLTPEVIEILLSIVKAVVILLVVVTCGAFMSFGERRLLGLFQNRYGPNRVGWGGSLQLVADMIKMFFKEDWIPRFSDRVIFTLAPVIAFTSLLLAFAIVPVSPSWVVADLNIGILFFLMMAGLAVYAVLFAGWSSNNKYSLLGAMRASAQTLSYEVFLGLALMGVVAQAGSFNMTDIVNNQAHLWNVVPQFFGFLTFAIAGVAVCHRHPFDQPEAEQELADGYHIEYSGMKFGLFFVGEYIGIVTVSALIVTLFFGGWNGPWLPPFIWFALKTAFFMMMFILIRASLPRPRYDQVMSFGWKVCLPLTLINLLVTAAVILFQAP, via the coding sequence ATGAGCTGGTTAACACCAGAGGTGATTGAAATACTCCTGAGCATCGTTAAGGCAGTGGTCATCCTGCTTGTAGTGGTGACTTGCGGTGCCTTCATGAGCTTCGGCGAACGTCGTCTGCTGGGCCTGTTCCAGAACCGTTACGGGCCTAACCGCGTCGGCTGGGGGGGATCTCTCCAGCTGGTTGCCGATATGATCAAAATGTTCTTCAAAGAGGACTGGATCCCGCGTTTTTCTGACCGGGTCATCTTTACTCTGGCACCGGTAATCGCCTTTACCTCGCTGCTGCTGGCCTTTGCAATTGTGCCGGTGAGTCCGAGCTGGGTGGTTGCCGACCTGAACATCGGCATTCTGTTCTTCCTGATGATGGCAGGTCTGGCGGTATACGCCGTACTGTTCGCCGGCTGGTCGAGTAACAACAAATACTCGCTGCTGGGGGCGATGCGCGCATCGGCTCAGACTCTGAGTTATGAAGTGTTCCTGGGGCTGGCGCTAATGGGCGTTGTGGCTCAGGCCGGTTCATTCAACATGACCGATATCGTTAATAACCAGGCGCATTTGTGGAACGTCGTTCCTCAGTTCTTCGGCTTCCTGACCTTTGCGATAGCGGGCGTCGCGGTGTGTCACCGCCACCCGTTTGACCAGCCGGAAGCGGAGCAGGAACTGGCCGATGGTTATCACATCGAATATTCCGGCATGAAGTTCGGTCTGTTCTTCGTGGGTGAATATATCGGTATCGTCACCGTATCAGCGCTTATCGTGACGCTGTTCTTTGGTGGCTGGAATGGCCCATGGTTACCACCATTCATCTGGTTTGCGCTGAAAACCGCATTCTTCATGATGATGTTCATTTTGATTCGCGCCTCGTTACCGCGTCCGCGTTATGACCAGGTGATGTCTTTCGGCTGGAAAGTGTGCCTGCCGCTGACGCTTATCAACTTGCTGGTGACCGCTGCGGTCATTCTTTTCCAGGCACCATAA
- the nuoK gene encoding NADH-quinone oxidoreductase subunit K, producing the protein MIPLQHGLILAAVLFTLGLTGLIIRRNLLFMLISLEIMINAAALALIVSGSYWGQADGQVMYILAISLAAAEASIGLALLLQLHRRRQNLNIDSVSEMRG; encoded by the coding sequence ATGATCCCGTTACAACATGGACTGATTCTGGCCGCCGTGCTGTTTACCCTCGGCTTAACGGGTCTCATCATCCGTCGCAACCTGCTTTTCATGCTGATTAGCCTGGAGATTATGATCAACGCCGCGGCGCTGGCGCTGATTGTTAGCGGAAGCTACTGGGGCCAGGCCGATGGTCAGGTGATGTATATCCTGGCGATAAGCCTTGCGGCTGCGGAAGCCAGTATTGGCCTGGCGCTGCTGTTGCAGCTCCATCGTCGCCGCCAGAATCTGAATATCGATTCAGTAAGTGAGATGCGTGGATGA
- a CDS encoding GNAT family N-acetyltransferase, producing MIWQDLHHSELDVASLYALLQLRSQVFVVEQTCIYQDVDGEDLRGKNRHLLGWEAGNLTAYARILAEGQQPGQVAIGRVIVAPQARGQGAGYPLMQQALAACERHWPGYTQIISAQAHLQGFYRRLGFVAEGEVYDEDGIPHITMLRPAGGQAGA from the coding sequence ATGATTTGGCAAGATCTGCACCATTCTGAACTTGATGTGGCTTCACTTTACGCTTTGTTACAGTTACGCAGCCAGGTATTTGTGGTTGAGCAAACATGCATTTATCAGGATGTGGATGGGGAAGATTTGCGCGGCAAGAACCGTCATCTGCTGGGCTGGGAGGCTGGGAATCTAACGGCATACGCCCGGATACTGGCCGAGGGGCAACAGCCTGGGCAGGTTGCCATTGGCCGGGTGATTGTTGCACCGCAGGCGCGTGGGCAGGGTGCAGGTTACCCATTAATGCAGCAAGCCCTGGCGGCGTGTGAACGTCACTGGCCGGGCTATACGCAAATTATCAGCGCTCAGGCACATCTACAGGGCTTCTACCGCCGTCTGGGGTTCGTGGCTGAGGGTGAAGTTTATGATGAAGATGGTATCCCTCATATTACGATGCTGCGGCCCGCAGGTGGGCAGGCAGGGGCGTGA
- the nuoI gene encoding NADH-quinone oxidoreductase subunit I, giving the protein MTLKELVVGFGTQVRSIWMIGMHAFAKRETQMYPEEPVYLPPRYRGRIVLTRDPDGEERCVACNLCAVACPVGCISLQKAEMKDGRWYPEFFRINFSRCIFCGLCEEACPTTAIQLTPDFEMGEFKRQDLVYEKEDLLISGPGKYPEYNFYRMAGMAIDGKDKGEAENEAKPIDVKGLLP; this is encoded by the coding sequence ATGACATTGAAAGAGTTAGTGGTTGGTTTCGGCACCCAGGTACGCAGTATCTGGATGATAGGCATGCATGCCTTCGCTAAGCGCGAAACCCAGATGTATCCGGAAGAGCCGGTATATCTGCCGCCACGTTATCGCGGACGTATTGTCCTGACCCGCGACCCGGACGGCGAAGAGCGCTGTGTTGCCTGCAACCTGTGCGCAGTTGCCTGCCCGGTAGGCTGTATCTCTCTGCAAAAAGCCGAGATGAAAGACGGTCGCTGGTATCCGGAATTTTTCCGCATCAACTTCTCACGCTGCATCTTCTGCGGTCTGTGTGAAGAGGCGTGCCCGACCACGGCGATTCAGCTGACCCCGGATTTCGAAATGGGTGAGTTTAAGCGTCAGGATCTGGTGTATGAGAAAGAGGACCTGCTGATCTCCGGGCCTGGTAAATATCCGGAATATAACTTCTACCGGATGGCGGGCATGGCAATCGACGGGAAAGATAAGGGCGAGGCGGAAAACGAGGCCAAACCTATCGACGTCAAAGGCCTGTTGCCATAA